The window GCGTGGTTCGCCGGCTGGTTCAACGTGCTCGGCCAGGTCGCCGTCACCGCGGGCATCGACTTCGGGGCGGCGTCCTTCCTCGGGGCGTACCTGAACCTCCAGTTCGGCTTCGAGGTCACCCCCGGCCGCACGATCCTGCTCTTCGCCGCGATCCTGGTCCTGCACGGGCTGCTCAACACCTTCGGCGTCGGCATCGTCGCGATCCTCAACAACGTGAGCGTGTGGTGGCACGTCGTCGGGGTCGCCGTCATCGTCGGAGCGCTGACGTTCGTGCCGGACTCGCACCAGTCCACCTCGTACGTCTTCACGGAGTTCGTCAACAACACCGGCTGGGGCAGCGGCTTCTACGTCGTGATGATCGGCCTGCTGATGGCGCAGTACACCTTCACGGGCTACGACGCCTCCGCCCACATGACGGAGGAGACCCACGACGCGGCCGTGGCGGGCCCCAGGGGCATCGTGCAGTCCATCTGGACCTCCTGGATCGCCGGCTTCGTGCTGCTGCTGGGCTTCACCTTCGCCATCCAGTCGTACGACGGCGCCCTGAACTCCCCGACCGGCGCACCGCCCGCGCAGATCCTCCTGGACGCGCTCGGAGCCACCACGGGAAAGCTCCTGCTGCTCGTCGTCATCGGGGCCCAGCTGTTCTGCGGTATGGCCTCGGTCACCGCCAACAGCCGCATGATCTACGCCTTCTCGCGCGACGGGGCCCTGCCCTTCTCCCGCGTCTGGCACACGGTCAGCCCCCGCACGCGCACCCCCGTCGCGGCGGTCTGGCTGGCCGCGCTCGGCGCGCTGGCCCTCGGCCTGCCGTACCTGATCAACGTCACCGCGTACGCCGCCGTGACCTCCATCGCGGTCATCGGTCTCTACATCGCCTACGTCATCCCCACCCTGCTCCGTCTGCTGCGGGGCGACGACTTCGTCCGGGGTCCCTGGCACCTGGGCCGCTGGTCCCGGCCCGTCGGCGTCGTCGCGGTGGGCTGGGTCGCGGTGATCACGGTGCTGTTCATGCTGCCCCAGGTGTCCCCGGTCACCTGGGAGAGCTTCAACTACGCGCCCCTGGCCGTCCTGGTGGTGCTCGGCTTCGCGGCCGTCTGGTGGCTGGTGTCCGCCCGCCACTGGTTCCTCAAACCGGTCGTACCGGAACACACGCGCACGATCGAGGGTGAACCCATCGAATCCGCGGACTGACCGGCCCCGCTCCGGCCACGACAGGGCCCGGCACCCGATACCCGATCGGCTGCCGGGCCCGGGGCGGCTATGCTCGGGGGTGATCCATCACGGGCCGTTAGCTCAATTGGTCAGAGCAGCGGACTTTTAATCCGTTGGTTGTGGGTTCGAGTCCCACACGGCCTACGTGATGCAGGGCGAGGAGATGTCCTCCGACCTGCTACTTAGCGCTCCGATCGGCTTCGGCCGGCCGGAGCGCTCCGTCGTTTCCGGATACCTGCCGTACGGGCGCTCGGCGGTCGCCTGGGATCGGCCGCCCGTGCCCGGCTCAGGGGCGGGGCCAGGGGCGGCCGCCGATGCGCTCCAGGTCGGTGTTGAAGCGCCGCAGGTAGCCGGCGAAGGCGGAGATCTCCTCCTCGGGCCAGTCGGCCATCACGGTGTGCAGGGACTCGACCATGCCCTCGCGCTCGGCGTCGAGGGTGCGGGCGCCCTCCTCGGTGATGCGGAACTTGCGGGCCATGCCCCCGTCCGGATCGGGGATGCGTTCCACGAAGCCGGCGCGCATGACCGCGGCCGTCTGCCGGTTGAGGGTCGAGACGTCGAGGTCGAAGGCCTCGCTCAACTCGCCCACCGACATGGGGCCCTGGACGCGGATGCGGCTGAGCAGGACGTACGCGCTGCGTTCCAGGAGGCCGTCCTTGCGGCGGCCTTTCCTCTTGTTCAGGAGTCCGTGGCGGCTGAGCAGCATCTGCTCGTACTCGACCTCCTGCGTGGCCTTGTCCATGCGCGGGCGCCTCCTGCTTCCTGCCGGGCGAGGCCGGTGTCTCGTCGTGCGGGCTCGGCTTCATCGTATGGTCACGCCGACGTGCATGGGCCATAGAATGTGCATGATGCAATAGAAGTGTACGATGCCATTCCTTTCGCCGAGAGATAGCCGAGGACCCGCGACATGGATGCCCCCCAGCCCACGGCCCGCGCAGGCGGTGTGATCCCGACGCTGGCCCTCGCCGGCACCGTCGCCGCGATCATGCAGACGCTGGTGACCCCCCTCATCGCCGAACTGCCGCGGATCCTGGACACCTCGTCCTCGAACGCGGCCTGGGTGATCACCGTCACGCTCCTGGTCGCCGGTGTCTGCGTGCCGGTGACCGGACGCCTCGGCGACCTCCTCGGTAAGCGCAGGATGCTGCTGGCCTGCGCGGTCCCGCTGGTCGCCGGGTCGGTGGTCTGCGCGATGGCCTCGTCCGTCGTGCCGATGATCGTCGGGCGTGGCCTCCAGGGCATGGGCATGGGCATGGTGCCGCTGGGCATCGCCCTTCTGCGGGACGTCGTGCCCGCCGAGAAGCTCAGCGGCTCGATCGCCCTCGTCAGCGCATCCATGGGCATCGGCGGCGCGCTCGGCCTGCCGATCTCGGCCGCCGTCGCCGAATACACAAGCTGGCGTGTGCTGTTCTGGGGTTCGGCCGTGCTCGCCGTGGCCGTCGCCGTACTCATCTGGATCTTCGTCCCGGACGTCCCGGCCGGGGCCAAGGGGCAGCGCTTCGACGCGCCCGGCGCGGTCGGGCTGGCCATCGGGCTCGTCTCGCTGCTGCTGGCGATCTCCAAGGGCGCCGACTGGGGCTGGGGTTCGGGCACCACGCTCGGCCTGTTCGCCGTCGCGGTCGTGTCCCTGGGCGCCTGGGGCTTCTACGAGCTGCGCACCCGTGACCCGCTGGTCGACCTGCGCACCACGGCCCGCCCGCGCGTGCTGCTGACCAACGTCTCGTCCATCCTGGTCGGCGTCGGCATGTACTCCTTCATGCTGATCGCCCCACAGCTGCTGCAGTTCCCGGAGGCCACGGGATACGGCCTCGGCCAGTCGATGCTCGCCGCCGGTCTGTGGATCGCCCCCGGCGGCGTGATGATGATGATCGTCTCGCCGCTGGGCGGCAAGCTCATCAACGCCCGCGGACCCAAGATCGCCCTGGTCCTCGGCGCCCTCGTGATCTCCGCCGGCTACGGCCTCTCGCTGTTCCTGATGGGCTCGGCGTGGGGTCTGATGATCGTCGGCATCGTCATCAACAGCGGTGTCGGACTCGCCTACGGAGCGATGCCCGCCCTGATCATGAGCTCCGTCCCGCTCTCGGAGACGGCGGCGGCCAACGGCTTCAACACCCTGATGCGTTCGCTGGGCACCACCATCGGCTCCGCCGTCATCGGTGTGGTGCTGGCTCAGATGACCATCAGCCTCGGCGGTTTCTCGCTCGCCTCGGAGGACGGGTTCCGCGTCGGTCTGACGATCGGCTGCGTGGTCGCCCTCGTGGCCGCCGCCGTCGCGGCCTTCATCCCGGGCCCCGCCGGCCCCGGTGCGAGCCGCGACCGGACCGGTCCGGCCGCGGCCGGCAAGGTGGCCGTCGAAGCCTGATCCCCACCACTCGGAGCGCCCCGACCGGTCGGCCCGGTCGGGGCGCTCCGGCGTTCCGGGACTTTTCCGCTGCACGGCCATTGACCCTGCGTGCGGGGGGACTTACGTTCATCGCGTTGTTCTTCGTATGTCATATATGAGACGCGATATCAGAGCCGTGAGCCGCACGCGGGCGGGGCCGGGCCCGCTTCCCCGCCCCGCCCGGCGCACCGGACGCCGTCCGGCGCCGCGCCGGTGAGCACCGCAGAGAAGAGAGCCGACATGATCAAGCCCCGCAACAGCCGCCTCGCCGCCGTGACAGCCCTGGTCTCCGTGCTGGCCCTCACCGCGACCGGCTGCGGTGACGACGGCAGCGGCATCACCGGTGCCCAGGGTGCCGAGGGCCCGGGCACCGGGAAGATCGTCTTCTGGGACGAGAACGGCGGTGTCCGCACCGCCGTGTGGAAGGAGATCATCGCCGACTTCGAGAAGGCCAACCCGGATATCGACGTGCAGTACGTGGGCATCGCGTCCACCGAGGCCCAGTCGAAGTACGACACCGCCATCCAGGGCGGCGGCCTCCCCGACGTGGGAGGTGTGGGCGCCGCGATGGTCGCGGGGATCACCGCCCAGGACGCGCTGGAGCCCCTGGACGACCGCGTGGAGGCGAGTTCCCTGAAGGGCCGGCTCAACGAGGCGATGATCGAGAACGTGCGGAGCGCGGCGGGCCGGGACGAGATGTACACGGTGCCGATCTCCGCCACCAACGGGGTGCTGTACTACCGCACCGACCTGTTCGAGAAGGCCGGTCTCGGCGAGCCGGACACCTGGGACGCGTTCTACGCGGCCGCCGCGAAACTGACGGACAGGAAGAAGAACCGGTTCGGCTACACGATCCGGGGCGGCCCGGGCTCCATCGCCCAGGCGCTGGACGCGATGTACGGGCAGTCGGGCATCGAGTCCTTCTGGGACGAGTCGGGGACGAGGACCACCGTCGACGACCCGAAGAACGTCGCGGCGCTGGAGAAGTACGTGGGCCTGTACCGGAAGGCGACCCCGGAGGCCGACCTCAACAACGACTTCACCAAGATGGTCGCCCAGTTCGACGCGGGCGGCATCGCCATGCTGAACCACAACCTGGGGTCGTACCAGGATCACGTCGGCTCGCTGGGCACCGGCAGGTTCCGAGGTATCCCGCAGCCCGAACTGGCCGACGGCAGGCGGGTGATGGTGTCCAACCCGGTCTCCGGCCTGGGTCTGCTCAAGTCCTCGCAGAACAAGGCGGCGGCCTGGAAGTTCATCGAGTTCGCGGCATCCCACGCGTCGAACTCCACGTTCGCCGAGTCCGCGGGGCTGATCCCGGCCAACAAGGACGCCGCCGAGGACCCCTGGC is drawn from Streptomyces sp. NBC_00178 and contains these coding sequences:
- a CDS encoding amino acid permease is translated as MTNDEAVAAEPPPDALRPPAAAATDEERLAELGYTQVLARRMSAFSNYAVSFTIISVLSGCLTLYLFGMNTGGPAVITWGWVGVGLMTLFVGLAMAEICSAYPTSAGLYFWAHRLAPPRSAAAWAWFAGWFNVLGQVAVTAGIDFGAASFLGAYLNLQFGFEVTPGRTILLFAAILVLHGLLNTFGVGIVAILNNVSVWWHVVGVAVIVGALTFVPDSHQSTSYVFTEFVNNTGWGSGFYVVMIGLLMAQYTFTGYDASAHMTEETHDAAVAGPRGIVQSIWTSWIAGFVLLLGFTFAIQSYDGALNSPTGAPPAQILLDALGATTGKLLLLVVIGAQLFCGMASVTANSRMIYAFSRDGALPFSRVWHTVSPRTRTPVAAVWLAALGALALGLPYLINVTAYAAVTSIAVIGLYIAYVIPTLLRLLRGDDFVRGPWHLGRWSRPVGVVAVGWVAVITVLFMLPQVSPVTWESFNYAPLAVLVVLGFAAVWWLVSARHWFLKPVVPEHTRTIEGEPIESAD
- a CDS encoding MarR family winged helix-turn-helix transcriptional regulator, with protein sequence MDKATQEVEYEQMLLSRHGLLNKRKGRRKDGLLERSAYVLLSRIRVQGPMSVGELSEAFDLDVSTLNRQTAAVMRAGFVERIPDPDGGMARKFRITEEGARTLDAEREGMVESLHTVMADWPEEEISAFAGYLRRFNTDLERIGGRPWPRP
- a CDS encoding MFS transporter, yielding MDAPQPTARAGGVIPTLALAGTVAAIMQTLVTPLIAELPRILDTSSSNAAWVITVTLLVAGVCVPVTGRLGDLLGKRRMLLACAVPLVAGSVVCAMASSVVPMIVGRGLQGMGMGMVPLGIALLRDVVPAEKLSGSIALVSASMGIGGALGLPISAAVAEYTSWRVLFWGSAVLAVAVAVLIWIFVPDVPAGAKGQRFDAPGAVGLAIGLVSLLLAISKGADWGWGSGTTLGLFAVAVVSLGAWGFYELRTRDPLVDLRTTARPRVLLTNVSSILVGVGMYSFMLIAPQLLQFPEATGYGLGQSMLAAGLWIAPGGVMMMIVSPLGGKLINARGPKIALVLGALVISAGYGLSLFLMGSAWGLMIVGIVINSGVGLAYGAMPALIMSSVPLSETAAANGFNTLMRSLGTTIGSAVIGVVLAQMTISLGGFSLASEDGFRVGLTIGCVVALVAAAVAAFIPGPAGPGASRDRTGPAAAGKVAVEA
- a CDS encoding ABC transporter substrate-binding protein — protein: MIKPRNSRLAAVTALVSVLALTATGCGDDGSGITGAQGAEGPGTGKIVFWDENGGVRTAVWKEIIADFEKANPDIDVQYVGIASTEAQSKYDTAIQGGGLPDVGGVGAAMVAGITAQDALEPLDDRVEASSLKGRLNEAMIENVRSAAGRDEMYTVPISATNGVLYYRTDLFEKAGLGEPDTWDAFYAAAAKLTDRKKNRFGYTIRGGPGSIAQALDAMYGQSGIESFWDESGTRTTVDDPKNVAALEKYVGLYRKATPEADLNNDFTKMVAQFDAGGIAMLNHNLGSYQDHVGSLGTGRFRGIPQPELADGRRVMVSNPVSGLGLLKSSQNKAAAWKFIEFAASHASNSTFAESAGLIPANKDAAEDPWLDEAETTKLGAEALFSGDTRIVQLPYYLPDWNTLSKADNESGFQKVMLGRTSAADFLHTLADDLDKAQAEWKEQLRTG